CCGCGTTCTTTTACCCAAGCAACAGCAGTATCCATCAATAGTAGAAAAACTTCTTTATCGTCAATAAATTCGAGCCGGGAAAAACGACCATACTTCTTTCCGGTTTTTTTATTGTATTTTGAATTTATTATCGCACTAATTCTTCCCACAGCTTTGCCATCGCGATATGCTAACCAAAATTCCGACTCGCTATATTCAATAGCAGGATTATATTCAGGGTCTATTGCTTTTAATTCATCTGCTTTAATAGGCGGAACCCATAAGGGTGTGTTTTTATATATCTCAAATTGTAGGTTTACAAAAGCTTTTTTTTGATTTTTACTACGAACGACTTCTATTGTTAATGCCATAATTTTATTTTTTTATATAAACAAATCTACGGAAAAAATACGAAAACAAAGCTGCTTTTAGGTAAATCACAAAAATGAGAAAGTGATAATTTTTACTTTAACAGAACAATATATTTTGTAACTTGCAAACAACTTTTAAATAAGTTTCTTTTCCTATAGCAAGAAAGGTAATATAAGTTTTAATCCGAATAGTATTTTGTAAAAACCGCTTCTTTATTTCATACAATTAAATTTATTGTCAGATGAAAAAATTATTCCTTCTCCTTTTCATATTTATTACAATACAATTAGTGGCAGACGAGTTTACCGTTAAGTTTTTTACTTATAACCCAAATAGCCATATTGCAAGTCGCTATCCGCGTTTAGATCAAAACAAACAAAATTGTGCTTTAATATTAATAGAAACACGTTTGCGTAATATTATTTTTGAGGCTGATCAAGGAATTGTAGGAGATATTAAGCTTAAACAAGGTAAGTTTTATCTTTATGTTCCTACCTCTGTTACCACCTTGAAATTCTCTAAAGAAGGCTTTGATAGCTTTGAATACACGCTTCCTTTAAGTGTTCGTTCATTTGGAGTTTATAATTTGAATTTGGATGCTATTATAACAGAGAAACCGGTTAAAGAAGAAATTGTCGCCGTGCAAGAAGATACGCCACCAATATCGGAACAGACAAAAGTTGAAGAAGAAATATTGCCAGAGGTAGAAAATAAACAAGTAGAACAGCAGCTAAATACATTGGAACCAACTGTTTCTGAAGAGTTGCCAATAGAAAAAAAGGAAAATATAACAGAAGAAAAACAAGAAATTAAGGTAAATGAACAGTCTATAACAAAAGAAGAAGTTATAGAAGAAACTGTTGTAGAAAAATCCGAACCAAAAGAAGAAACTATAAATCAAGAATCTGTAGAAACAGTTGAGCCGAAACAAGAAGGAACTCAAGTAGAGAAAGTCCCCGAACAAATAGTAAAAGAAGTTGTTGAAGAAATACCGGAAGAGCCTGTTGAGGATGTAATGTTAATAAACGATATTCCTTTAAAAGCAGCTCCTGAAATTGAAAATATGATTTTTGTTCAAGGGGGATGTTTTAACATGGGTAGTCATTTTGGAGGAAAAGATGAGCTCCCTGTTCATAAGGTTTGCCTCGACGATTTTTATATTGGAAAATATGAAGTTACCATAGAAGAATATGTCGAATTTTTAAACGGTATAGCTTGTGATTCTACGGGTATACAAGATAATTTAAAGCTGATATCTATAGGTACTGAAATACGATATGAAAACGGTATTTTTGTTTTTGATTCAAAAAATGCACAATTGCCTGTATCAACGGTAACCTGGTATGGTGCAAAAGCATATGCCGAATGGGCGAATGCTCGTTTGCTTACCGAAGCCGAATGGGAATTTGCTGCTCGTGGAGGATTAAAAATGAAACAAACACTTTATGCCGGTAGCGACAGTATTTACGATGTTTGTATGTATGCCAAAAGCAGTGGTAACCACTTACATGCTGTGGGTTCAAAAGATCCTAACGAATTGGGTATTTTTGATATGAGCGGAAATGTTTACGAATGGGTAGAGGACAGATATCATAAAAGTTATTATGCTAAAAGTCCGGAAAAAAATCCGCAAGGATCTCCTTTTGGGCAGTTACGGGTTATGCGGGGTGGTTCGTTTGGTGATAAAGCAGCAGACTGTCGTGTAGCCAATAGACGCAAATATATGCCGGCAAATTCTATGTACTATTTTGGCTTTCGTATTGCTAAATCTTTACCGGTAGCTGAAGAATAAACTATAATTATGTCTCAAACATTTACTATTAAAACTAAACTTGGATTTAAAGCTCCTAACTTTCTACTACCCGATACTGTAACTGGTAAATCATTTGATTATAAGTCGGTTAAAGGTGAAAAAGGAACTCTAATTATGTTTATTTGTAATCATTGTCCCTACGTTTTACACGTAATGGATGAGTTGGTTGAAATAGGTAAAGAATATTTGCCAAAAGGAATTGGCTTTGTGGCTATAAGTGCAAATGATGTAGAAAATTATCCCGAAGATTCTCCTGAATTGATGAAGCAATTCGCTGTTAATCGTGGTTTTCCCTTCCCTTATCTTTACGATGAATCACAAGAAACGGCAAAAGCTTACCAAGCTGCTTGCACTCCTGATTACAATTTATTTGATGCAAATGACAGATGTGTTTATCGTGGTCAACTTGATGGTTCACGACCTCAGAATAATATCCCAATTGATGGAAGAGACTTACGAGATGCTCTGAATAAAGTAATTGCAGGAAAAAAACCCGATGAAAATCAATTGCCCAGTTCGGGTTGTAATATTAAATGGAAAATTCAAGACAAAAATCCTTTAAAACCCTTGCTTTAATTTTAATCGACATTAATCGTTAAATAGAAAATCAATCAAAGTAATTCCAAAGAGAAGTAATCGTTTATAAGGTATTTTTAAATTCGTAATTATACTTTTTTGTTATTTCTAATTTAGGTATAAAACATCTTTATAAACGAAACAGAAGTATAGCGTATTTTATACGGATAAGCCTGTTTCTTAAAAAATTGTTAAGTTTTTATTTGCTCTACAAGCTTAAAAATAAATTATTTTAAACTGTTGATGGTTTAATTTTTACACACTATATTGATTAATAAATTTTTATCTTGCTTCTTTTCATCTGATTTTTATATATTTGCCGCTAAAAATTGTGCAAACCCAAAAGATTGGAAATTAAAAATGAAAAAAATTAGATTAACTTTAATCGCTCTTTTTGTCGGAATGGTATCTTTAACATACGCTCAAGATATTAATGAAGCAGGAGCAAAATTTAACGAAGGTTTAGAATTAGATAAAGCCAAAAATTATGGTGGTGCTATTGAAGCATGGGAAGAAGCTATTTCCGTATGTGATGATATTGGATTTGATGCAGAAGAATTAAAAGCTAATATTCAAAAGAAATTGGGATACACATATTTTAAACAAGGTATTACTCAGTATAAAAAGAAAAAATTCGATGTTGCTATTGATGCATTAAAAAACGCAAAAGAAATCGCAAGTGAAATTAACGATGCTAAAACGGCAAAATCAGCTTCCATATACATCCCTAAAATATATTCTACTAAGGGATTAACATTAATGGCTAAAAAGAATTATGACGAAGCTTTAAGTATTTTTGACGAAGCATTAAAATATAACTCTAAATGTGTTGATGCTTTTTACGGAAAAGGTATGACTTATAAAGCATTGAATAAATTAGATTTAGCTGCCGAAGCTTTTGATAAAGTAATAGCCTTAGGTGTAGGAAAAAAATCAGCAGCAAAAAAAGTAGCAAGCTCTACCATTGCTGCTCAAAAAATGTTTGAAGCAAAAGCAGCATCTGAATTACAGATTGAGCATAGTGCAGTTGCTGTTGACTTATTAAACAAGGCTCTTAAATACTCTCAAAGCTCTCCTAATACTTTTTATTTATTGGCTTTAGCTAATAATAAACTTAAAAAATGGGATGCTACTATTGATGCTGCTCAAAAAGCATTGGCTCTTGAGGGTGTGGATGCTTCTGCCGTAAATTTTGAATTAGGAAAAGCTTTTGAAGGAAAAGGAAGTGCTGCTAATGCTTGCGCTGCCTATAAAAAAGTTATTGACGGACCTAATGTTGAAGCTGCAAAGTTTCAAATCAAAGAGGTTCTTAAATGTAAATAGAAGCTATAAACTTATCTATAATTGAGAAGGCAGCCTTTTGGGCTGCCTTTTTTTATCTATCCTTCAGCAAGACTATTTTTTATTTAGCTTTGCATTATACGGTTTGTTTAAGTATTGCTAATTTAAAAAACAGAAATAATGAAGATGCTTTCTAAGAAATGGGTTTTGATACTAATCAATGCTATACTTGTTATTAGTTTTGGAATAATGCTAATATTTGTTCCCGTCGAAATTTTAAAAAGTCTTGTTTTTATTATAGGAACAGTAATTGCCTTTGTTGGATTAATATTAATATTTGGGGCTTTTAATTATACCAAAGAGAATAAAAATATGATTTTTTGGTTGTTTCAAGGCCTGTTTAATATGGTTGTTGGTGGTATTGTTATGTTTTTTCCCGAAGCCTCTATAAAATTTTTATTAATATTAGCTGGGATATGGGCTATTGTTTTAGGTGTTTATCAATTTTCCGTGAGCTTATTACCTCAAATAGAAATTAATGGAAAAATATGGCATAAGATAAATGGATTATTGGCAGTAATAATAGGGATACTTCTCATCTTTGCTCCTGAAATAATTACGGGTATTGTGTTGGGTGTCTTTGGTTTTTTATTGCTAATAATTGGTTGTGGAATGCTTTATTTTTCGATTTTACTTAAACATCTTGGAGAAATTGAAGAAGTGGAAGAGGAGATTTATACTCAAGATATTGATGATACAATTGATGATGATATTACTCTTTAAAAGCTTTTATGTCTTTTACATTTAATTGTAAATTTTTAGCCCCATTCCATTCATTTTCTTCTAAAGTAAAGCACAAATTAAATACAGTTTGTTTGTCAGAACTACCATGTTTATAATAATCACTACCCGATTTTATTAATCCAAATTTATCAGACTGTTGAAAAGCAATGCCGGCAAAAGGATAGGCTGATGTGTTTTTAGGTATGACTTCTAACTTAATGTGTTTATCTCCTACTATACGTGATTTTCCGGTATCAATAAGCTCACGCACCATAAAAACAGGAAGCATATTTCCGGGACCAAAAGGAGCTAATTGTTTTAAAATACGGTAAAATTTTTGATTAATATCATTTAAACATAGTTCTAAGTCAATTTTTATTTGTGGTTGTAAAGAAGCTTCTGTAATATTTTCTTGTACATATTTTTCAAAACAAGAGGTGAAAGCATCTAAATTTTCCGGTTTTATCGAAAGTCCTGCAGCATATGTATGTCCGCCAAAATGTTCTAAGACAGAGCTGCAATGTTCAATAGCATCATAAATATCAAAGCCGTGTACAGATCGGCAGGAGGCGGTAAGCAAACCATTAGATTTTGTAAAAACAATAGATGGTTTATAATAATGTTCAATAAGTCTTGATGCCACAATTCCTATAACTCCCTTAGACCAATTGGGTTTATAAACAATATTTGCTTTTTTATTTTTTTGTTCCGGGTCGTTTTCGATTATAGCAAGAGCCTCTTCAGTAATTTTGCTGTCCAAATTTCTTCGTTCTGTATTCAAATCGTTAATTTGATCGGCAATAATATCTGCTTCTTCTTGGGTTTTACTAATTAATAAACGTACCGATTCTTTGCCGCTTTCTATACGACCCGCAGCATTTATTCGTGGTCCTAACTGAAAAACTAAATCGCTAACTCCTAATGGTTTGCTAAAAACCTCGCGTGCTTTATTTAGATTGCGCGAACGTGCTTTACGAACACTTGTATATTTTAAAATTGCTTCTATTCCTTTACGAGGTGCATTATTAATTCTTTCTAAACCAAAATATGCCAATACGCGATTTTCTCCGGTAATAGGAACTATATCAGCAGCAATGCTGATAGCAACTAAATCGAGATATTCTTCTAGTTTTTTAAAAGGTATTTGTTTGTTTTTTGCTATGGCTTGTATAAGCTTAAAGCCAACACCGCAACCAGATAATTCTTTATAAGGATAGTCGCAGTCTTCGCGTTTAGCATCTAAAACAGCAACAGCATCGGGAAGTTTATCTCCGGGACGATGGTGGTCGCCAATAATAAATTCTACGCCTTTAGTTTTGGCATATTCTATTTTATCAACTGCTTTAATGCCGCAATCCAAGGCAATAACTAATTTGAAATTATTTTCTGCTGCAAAGTCAATTCCTTGAATAGAAATACCATAACCCTCGGCATAACGATCGGGGATATAGAAATCTATATTAGCATCAATTTTTTTCAGAAAAGAATATACTAAAGAAACGGCCGTAGTCCCGTCAACATCATAGTCGCCATAAACTAAAATCTTTTCTTTCTGACGTATAGCTTTAAGGATTCTACTTACGGCTTTATCCATATCTTTCATCAGAAACGGATCGTGGATTTGATCGTAACTAGGACGGAAAAATGCTTTTGCTTCCTCAAAAGTTTTAACACCACGCTGAACTAATAAATTTGCCAGATGCTTGTTTATATCAAGCTCTTGAGCCAAAGTATTTATAAGTTGCTCATCGCCTTTTTTCTTTATTACCCAACGTTTTTCCATCTTTATTTTATTCAAACAAATGTACGGCTTTTAAATGATACTGATGTTTTTATTGAAGCTTTTTCATTTTCATATTTTATTGAATGAAAAGTTTGGTGTTTTAACATTTTAAAGCTAACAACCAAGCTAAATTTGTACTTTTGTAAGATGAGTAATAAGCTTATAGTTAACCCTCTAGATTCGTGGATTAAAACGGATAATCAAGCCTTAATAATTAGTGGTCCTTGCAGTGCCGAATCGGAAAAGCAGGTACTCGAAACAGCTCAAGAATTAGCAAAGATTGATGCGGTAAAATTATTTAGAGCGGGTATTTGGAAACCACGAACACGACCAAATACATTTGAAGGGCATGGTGAGAAAGCGTTAAAATGGCTTCAAAAGGCACGACAAGAAACGGGTTTGAAAGTAACTATAGAAGTTGCAAACCCAAAACATGTTGAACTTGCTTTAAAATATAATATTGATGTGCTTTGGATAGGAGCGCGTACCGTTGTAAATCCTTTTTCGGTTCAGGAAATAGCCAACGCTTTGAAAGGTGTTGATATTCCCGTTATGGTAAA
The genomic region above belongs to Bacteroidales bacterium and contains:
- a CDS encoding formylglycine-generating enzyme family protein produces the protein MKKLFLLLFIFITIQLVADEFTVKFFTYNPNSHIASRYPRLDQNKQNCALILIETRLRNIIFEADQGIVGDIKLKQGKFYLYVPTSVTTLKFSKEGFDSFEYTLPLSVRSFGVYNLNLDAIITEKPVKEEIVAVQEDTPPISEQTKVEEEILPEVENKQVEQQLNTLEPTVSEELPIEKKENITEEKQEIKVNEQSITKEEVIEETVVEKSEPKEETINQESVETVEPKQEGTQVEKVPEQIVKEVVEEIPEEPVEDVMLINDIPLKAAPEIENMIFVQGGCFNMGSHFGGKDELPVHKVCLDDFYIGKYEVTIEEYVEFLNGIACDSTGIQDNLKLISIGTEIRYENGIFVFDSKNAQLPVSTVTWYGAKAYAEWANARLLTEAEWEFAARGGLKMKQTLYAGSDSIYDVCMYAKSSGNHLHAVGSKDPNELGIFDMSGNVYEWVEDRYHKSYYAKSPEKNPQGSPFGQLRVMRGGSFGDKAADCRVANRRKYMPANSMYYFGFRIAKSLPVAEE
- a CDS encoding thioredoxin family protein is translated as MSQTFTIKTKLGFKAPNFLLPDTVTGKSFDYKSVKGEKGTLIMFICNHCPYVLHVMDELVEIGKEYLPKGIGFVAISANDVENYPEDSPELMKQFAVNRGFPFPYLYDESQETAKAYQAACTPDYNLFDANDRCVYRGQLDGSRPQNNIPIDGRDLRDALNKVIAGKKPDENQLPSSGCNIKWKIQDKNPLKPLL
- a CDS encoding tetratricopeptide repeat protein produces the protein MKKIRLTLIALFVGMVSLTYAQDINEAGAKFNEGLELDKAKNYGGAIEAWEEAISVCDDIGFDAEELKANIQKKLGYTYFKQGITQYKKKKFDVAIDALKNAKEIASEINDAKTAKSASIYIPKIYSTKGLTLMAKKNYDEALSIFDEALKYNSKCVDAFYGKGMTYKALNKLDLAAEAFDKVIALGVGKKSAAKKVASSTIAAQKMFEAKAASELQIEHSAVAVDLLNKALKYSQSSPNTFYLLALANNKLKKWDATIDAAQKALALEGVDASAVNFELGKAFEGKGSAANACAAYKKVIDGPNVEAAKFQIKEVLKCK
- a CDS encoding DUF308 domain-containing protein; translated protein: MKMLSKKWVLILINAILVISFGIMLIFVPVEILKSLVFIIGTVIAFVGLILIFGAFNYTKENKNMIFWLFQGLFNMVVGGIVMFFPEASIKFLLILAGIWAIVLGVYQFSVSLLPQIEINGKIWHKINGLLAVIIGILLIFAPEIITGIVLGVFGFLLLIIGCGMLYFSILLKHLGEIEEVEEEIYTQDIDDTIDDDITL
- the recJ gene encoding single-stranded-DNA-specific exonuclease RecJ; the encoded protein is MEKRWVIKKKGDEQLINTLAQELDINKHLANLLVQRGVKTFEEAKAFFRPSYDQIHDPFLMKDMDKAVSRILKAIRQKEKILVYGDYDVDGTTAVSLVYSFLKKIDANIDFYIPDRYAEGYGISIQGIDFAAENNFKLVIALDCGIKAVDKIEYAKTKGVEFIIGDHHRPGDKLPDAVAVLDAKREDCDYPYKELSGCGVGFKLIQAIAKNKQIPFKKLEEYLDLVAISIAADIVPITGENRVLAYFGLERINNAPRKGIEAILKYTSVRKARSRNLNKAREVFSKPLGVSDLVFQLGPRINAAGRIESGKESVRLLISKTQEEADIIADQINDLNTERRNLDSKITEEALAIIENDPEQKNKKANIVYKPNWSKGVIGIVASRLIEHYYKPSIVFTKSNGLLTASCRSVHGFDIYDAIEHCSSVLEHFGGHTYAAGLSIKPENLDAFTSCFEKYVQENITEASLQPQIKIDLELCLNDINQKFYRILKQLAPFGPGNMLPVFMVRELIDTGKSRIVGDKHIKLEVIPKNTSAYPFAGIAFQQSDKFGLIKSGSDYYKHGSSDKQTVFNLCFTLEENEWNGAKNLQLNVKDIKAFKE